From Suncus etruscus isolate mSunEtr1 chromosome 6, mSunEtr1.pri.cur, whole genome shotgun sequence, one genomic window encodes:
- the SRM gene encoding spermidine synthase codes for MEPGPASNPASPDTIREGWFRETCSLWPGQALSLQVEQLLHHQRSRYQDILVFRSKSYGNVLVLDGVIQCTERDEFSYQEMIANLPLCSHPDPRKVLIIGGGDGGVLREVVKHSCVESVVQCEIDEDVIRVSKKFLPGMAVGYSSSKLTLHVGDGFEFMKQNQDAFDVIITDSSDPMGPAESLFKESYYQLMNTALKEDGILCCQGECQWLHLDLIKEMRQFCKSLFPVVGYAYCSIPTYPSGQIGFMLCSKNPNTNFREPVRPLTQKQVEAMQLKYYNSAVHQAAFVLPEFARKALNEVS; via the exons atGGAGCCCGGCCCCGCCAGCAACCCCGCCAGCCCCGACACCATCCGGGAAGGCTGGTTCCGCGAGACGTGCAGCCTGTGGCCCGGCCAGGCCTTGTCGCTGCAGGTGGAGCAGCTGCTGCACCATCAGCGCTCCCGGTACCAGGACATCCTCGTGTTCCGCAG CAAGAGCTACGGGAACGTGTTGGTGCTGGATGGTGTCATCCAGTGCACCGAGAGGGACGAGTTCTCGTACCAGGAGATGATCGCCAACCTGCCTCTCTGCAGCCACCCCGACCCACGCAAG GTGCTGATCATCGGCGGCGGGGACGGAGGCGTCCTGCGTGAGGTGGTGAAACACTCGTGCGTGGAGTCAGTGGTGCAATGTGAGATCGATGAG GACGTCATCCGGGTCTCCAAGAAGTTCCTGCCCGGCATGGCCGTGGGCTACTCCAGCTCCAAGCTGACCCTGCACGTGGGCGATGGCTTTGAGTTCATGAAGCAGAACCAGGACGCCTTCGATGTCATCATCACCGACTCCTCAGACCCCATGG GGCCTGCCGAGAGCCTCTTCAAGGAGTCCTACTACCAGCTCATGAACACTGCACTCAAGGAGGATGGCATTCTCTGCTGCCAGG GTGAATGCCAGTGGCTGCACCTGGACCTCATCAAGGAGATGCGCCAGTTCTGCAAGTCCCTCTTCCCCGTGGTGGGCTACGCCTACTGTTCCATCCCCACCTACCCCAGTGGCCAGATTGGCTTCATGCTGTGCAGTAAAAACCCG AACACCAATTTCCGGGAGCCTGTGCGGCCACTGACACAGAAGCAGGTGGAAGCGATGCAGCTCAAGTACTACAACTCAGCTGTACACCAAGCCGCCTTTGTCCTGCCTGAGTTTGCCCGCAAG GCCCTGAATGAAGTGAGCTGA
- the EXOSC10 gene encoding exosome component 10 produces MAPPSPREPKAPPAAIATKPETEMMLPGFPDADSFVKFALGSVVAVTKASGGLPQFGDEYDFYRSFPGFQAFCETQGDRLLQCMSRVMQYHGCRSSLKDRSKVTELEDKFDLVVDTNDVILERVGILLDEASGVNKNQQPVLPTGLQVPKTIVSSWNRKAGEYSSKKSKSETFRLLHAKNIVRPQLKFREKIDNSNTPFVPKIFIKPNAQKPLPLGLSKERREHPKDRPEDLDVPPALADFLHQQRTQQVEQDMFAHPYQYELDHFTPPDSALQKPQPQDYKPVEDTPCHFVTSLEKLVELNEKLLACQEFAVDLEHHSYRSFLGMTCLMQISTRTEDFVVDTLELRSDMYILNESFTDPAIVKVFHGADSDIEWLQKDFGLYVVNMFDTHQAARLLNLGRHSLDHLLRLYCNVESNKQFQLADWRIRPLPEEMLRYAREDTHYLLYIYDRMRMELWARGNEQPVQQQLVWQRSRDICLKKFTKPIFTDESYLDLYKKQKKHLNTQQLTAFQLLFAWRDKTARREDESYGYVLPNHMMLKISEELPKEPQGIVACCSPIPPLVRQQLNELHVLIQQAREMPLLKSEVPTGGRKSGPQPNPERLENVLFGPHDCSHAPSDGSLVMPANGPVPVRKQASLFQDQQDQEPPEAPSYLLTTATLSLFNEPSAEEDANVPLTTAQKKARSILESFENPFRMFLPVLEHHAHISQAAKFDPSSKIYEISNRWKLASQAQAQKDARDATKKKAAEPTAAQDKALDVLPKTEEEPEAAAQALSVRQQIALENAKKRERTTSDPRATEQKQEKKRPKTSKKPKDPEEAPEKDFTPFDYSKSDFKAFAGNNRSSPASQFDPNKQTLTGKKCLSAKKLKQTTGNKSMSFPTGKSDRGFRHNWPKR; encoded by the exons ATGGCGCCTCCCAGTCCCCGAGAACCCAAGGCCCCGCCGGCTGCGATCGCGACCAAGCCTGAGACGGAGATGATGCTGCCGGGCTTCCCGGACGCCGACAGCTTCGTGAAA TTTGCTCTCGGATCAGTGGTAGCTGTGACCAAGGCATCTGGGGGCCTGCCTCAGTTTGGTGACGAGTATGACTTTTACCGAAGTTTTCCCGGCTTCCAGGCATTCTGTGAGACACAGGGAGACAGGCTGCTGCAGTG CATGAGCAGAGTCATGCAGTACCACGGGTGTCGGAGCAGCCTCAAGGACCGAAGCAAAGTGACGGAGCTGGAAGACAAGTTTGACTTAGTGGTGGACACCAACGATGTCATTCTGGAACGAGTG GGCATCCTCCTGGATGAAGCTTCAGGCGTGAATAAGAACCAGCAGCCTGTCCTCCCCACGGGACTGCAGGTCCCCAAAACCATCGTGTCTAGCTGGAACCGTAAG GCAGGAGAATACAGCAGCAAGAAAAGCAAGTCAGAAACATTCCGGCTGCTTCATGCCAAGAACATCGTCCGGCCCCAGCTTAAGTTCCGCGAGAAGATTGACAATTCCAACACCCCGTTTGTCCCCAAGATCTTCATCAAGCCCAATGCCCAGAAACCACTCCCTCTGG GGCTGTCTAAGGAGCGGCGAGAGCACCCCAAGGACCGGCCCGAGGACCTGGATGTGCCTCCTGCCCTGGCCGACTTCCTCCACCAGCAGAGGACTCAGCAGGTGGAGCAGGACAT GTTTGCACATCCGTATCAGTATGAGCTCGACCACTTCACTCCCCCGGACTCGGCACTTCAGAAGCCGCAACCCCAG GACTATAAGCCCGTGGAGGATACACCTTGTCACTTTGTGACCTCGCTGGAGAAACTCGTGGAGCTCAATGAGAAACTCCTGGCCTGTCAGGAGTTCGCTGTGGACTTGGAG CATCACTCGTATCGGAGCTTCCTGGGCATGACCTGCCTGATGCAGATCTCCACTCGCACCGAGGACTTTGTCGTTGACACTCTGGAGCTTCGCAGTGACATGTACATCCTGAACGAGAGCTTCACCGACCCTGCCATCGTCAAG GTCTTCCACGGAGCTGACTCTGACATCGAGTGGCTCCAGAAGGACTTCGGCTTGTACGTAGTGAACATGTTCGACACCCACCAGGCGGCGCGTCTGCTCAACCTGGGCCGCCACTCCCTGGACCACCTGCTGCGGCTTTACTGCAATGTGGAGTCCAACAAGCAGTTCCAGCTGGCAGACTGGAGAATACG GCCTCTGCCCGAGGAGATGCTCAGGTATGCCCGCGAGGACACCCACTACCTGCTCTACATCTACGACCGCATGAGGATGGAGCTCTGGGCCCGCGGCAATGAGCAGCCAGTGCAGCAGCAGTTGGTGTGGCAGCGGAGCCGGGACATCTGTCTCAAG AAATTCACCAAGCCCATCTTCACGGACGAGTCCTACCTTGATCTGTACAAGAAGCAGAAGAAGCATCTCAATACACAGCAGCTCACGGCCTTCCAGCTGCTATTTGCCTGGAGGGACAAGACTGCGCGGAGGGAGGACGAGAGTTATGG ATATGTTCTGCCGAACCACATGATGCTGAAGATCTCTGAGGAGCTGCCCAA GGAACCCCAGGGCATCGTTGCCTGCTGCAGCCCTATCCCACCGCTCGTTCGGCAGCAGCTCAACGAACTGCACGTGCTCATCCAGCAAGCCCGGGAAATGCCCCTGCTCAAG TCAGAAGTCCCCACCGGAGGGAGGAAGAGCGGCCCGCAGCCCAATCCCGAG AGACTGGAGAACGTTCTCTTTGGGCCTCACGACTGCTCTCATGCCCCATCTGATGGCTCTCTGGTCATGCCTGCCAATG GGCCTGTGCCAGTGAGGAAACAGGCCAGTCTCTTCCAGGACCAGCAGGACCAGGAGCCCCCAGAGGCCCCCAGCTACCTCCTCACCACCGCCACCCTCTCCTTATTTAAC GAGCCCAGTGCTGAGGAAGATGCCAACGTCCCCTTAACTACAGCCCAGAAGAAAGCCCGGAGCATCCTGGAGTCCTTTGAGAACCCCTTTCGAATG TTTCTGCCCGTGCTGGAGCACCACGCTCACATCTCGCAGGCAGCCAAGTTCGACCCGTCCTCCAAGATCTACGAA ATCAGCAACCGGTGGAAGCTGGCTAGTCAGGCCCAGGCTCAGAAGGATGCCAGAGATGCCACCAAGAAGAAAGCAGCCGAGCCCACAG CTGCCCAGGACAAGGCCCTGGACGTCCTGCCCAAGACGGAGGAGGAGCCAGAAGCCGCTGCACAAGCCCTGTCCGTGCGCCAGCAGATTGCT CTGGAAAATGCCAAGAAGAGAGAGCGAACCACCAGTGACCCCAGAGCCACCGAACAGAAACAAGAGAAGAAGCGGCCGAAAACCTCCAAGAAGCCCAAGGACCCTGAGGAGGCGCCTGAGAAAGACTTTACCCCTTTCGACTACAGCAAGTCCGACTTCAAAGCCTTTGCCG GAAACAACAGATCCTCGCCCGCCTCCCAGTTCGACCCCAATAAGCAGACCCTGACTGGCAAG AAATGCCTCTCAGCCAAGAAACTCAAACAGACCACAGGGAACAAGAGCATGTCCTTCCCGACGGGCAAGTCGGACAG AGGGTTCAGGCACAACTGGCCGAAGAGATAG